Part of the Phormidium ambiguum IAM M-71 genome is shown below.
TGCAGATGAAGTCTGTACGTTGGCAGATAACGATTGTTGGCTGGTATATTGCAAACCAATAGGAACGTTTATAGTTAGTAGGGGCAAGCTTGAAGGGTTAGCGATCCCAAACTCCATCCCATCACTAAACTTAATACTATTCGCCGTACTCGCTAAAAATGAGCCACCAATATTTAATTGTGCATTCGGGCCAAAAATAATTCCATTGGGATTGAGCAAAAATAAGTTAGCTGTACCATTTGCTCTAATCAACCCATCAATATCAGAAATTGATCTACCAGTTACCCGACTGAAAATATTCTGCACATCCAGGGCGTTATTGAAAAATGCCTCACCACCAGTGGGAATTGAAAACTCACCAAAACTGTGAAACAAATTCCCACCCGCCCTAGTTCCGCCTTCAATGATGTTTGTATTTCCTGAAGGTGTGACGATCGAATTTACAGGCAAAGTCGCATCTGGGACAATTTGTGCTTGGGCTTGGGCAATGAAAAAGGAAAAGCTGACTAATAAAAAGCCACCTGACAACAAAATCTTCTGTTTGCCATACCTTGATATTTTTTCTGCTTTATTGCTTAGTTCACAGAGGGAAAAAATTGGAATTAAAAAAAGGCTATTTGTTTCCTTAGATACCTCTTTGTAGCCCCGTTTCATATTTATTTATGGCAGTGCAAAACTAGATTTAGAATAACATGAATTACCAATCGCAAAAAGTTCAATACCGTTTTGTCGTCGTTTGCCTTTATTATATTTACATACATAATAAGGAATCTAAGTTAAAAGCAATCGCTATCTTTTGAGAGTTTTCTTTTAAGTAATTAAGCAACCTATTTTATAAAGCTTTATTTAAACTTGTTTCTCATTAATCCAGCTTGTTTTTGTTATTAAAAAATAATCGCGCGATCGCCTTTTACGCCAAAGCTCTAGAATTCAGAAATGCCAAATGTTTTTGGAGAATGACAGAAGATAGATAATGTGGCGATCGACATCAAATCGGGATGACAGGATTTGAACCTGCGGCCCCCTCGTCCCGAACGAGGTGCGCTACCAAGCTGCGCTACATCCCGGATTAAAGAAATCACTTTTTTAATTGTATCACAAATTAGGGACTGGGAGATGGGGAGATGAGGGAATGGGGAAAGAATCCAAATACCTCTTCTACTCCCCCCACCTCTCTACCTCCCTATCTCCCCACCTCTTCTGCCTTCTGCTATGATCAATCCTGGTTCAAAAGATCGACAGTAAGAGGCAATAGTGGTAGTCAAGCCAGAATGGTTGCGAGTCAAAGCGCCTCAATGGGAGCGTGTTGGCAGCGTTAAAGAAATTTTACGGGATTTATCCCTGAATACTGTTTGTGAAGAAGCATCTTGCCCGAATATTGGTGAATGCTTCCACAATGGCACCGCCACATTTTTAATTATGGGGCCTGCTTGTACGCGAGCTTGTCCTTACTGTGATATTGATTTTGAAAAAAAGCCTAAACCCCTCGACTCTACAGAACCAGAAAGATTAGCAGAGGCGGTACGACGGTTAAACTTAAATCATGTCGTAATTACTTCAGTTAACCGGGATGATTTACCCGATGGTGGCGCATCTCAGTTTGTTGGTTGTATTTCAGAAATTCGTGCTATTTCTCCTGGTACAACTATTGAAGTGCTAATTCCTGATTTGTGTGGCAACTGGGAAGCATTAGCCCAGATTTTACAAGCTGCACCGGAAGTTTTAAACCACAATACAGAAACAGTACCTCGTTTATATCGTCGGGTACGTCCCCAAGGGGAATATGAGAGAACGCTGGAGTTGTTGGATCGATCGCGTCAACTAGCCCCCAAAGTCTACACAAAATCCGGCATCATGGTAGGACTGGGAGAAACTGACGAAGAAGTGCGCCAAGTTATGCAAGACTTACGAGCAGTAGATTGCGATATTCTCACCATTGGTCAGTATCTACAACCTAGCCAAAAACATCTTCAAGTTGCAGGTTTTGTCACCCCCGAACAGTTCGCCGCTTGGCAAAAATTTGGCGAAAGTATCGGATTTTTACAAGTAGTTTCTTCTCCTCTAACTCGAAGCTCTTACCATGCAGAACAAGTTAGAGCTTTAATGGAGAGATATCCCCGGTAGAAGAGGTGGGGAGATAGGGAGATGGGGAAATGGGGAATTAATTTAACTAGCTCTTCAACTTCCCCCACTTCCCTAACTCTTCCCCCCCAATCCCCATTAAAAACGTAAGATGGAAACAAAAATAACAGTTATTGGTGCAGGTGCTTGGGGTACGACTTTAGCTTTGTTGGCGAAGGCGAATGGTCATCAGGTTTGTCTGTGGTCGCGCCAAAGTTCGGCTAATCTTGCAGATGTCTTGGTAGATGTAGATATTGTAGTTTCTGCTGTTTCCATGAAAGGTGTTAGACCTGTGGTGGAACAAATACGGTCTTTTGCGGTTAGTAAACAGGTAATTTTTGTTACTGCTACCAAAGGATTAGACCCTTCGACTACTTGTACTCCTTCGCAAATTTGGCAAGCGGCGTTTCCTTTAAATCCAGTAGTAGTGTTAGCAGGGCCAAATTTATCGAAAGAAATACAAGCTGGCCTACCCGCTGCCACAGTTGTTGGCAGTTCTGACTTGGCAGCAGCTAAAATTGTACAAACAGTGTTTAATTCCAATCGGTTTCGCGTTTACACTAATGATGATTGGTTGGGTGTGGAGTTAGGTGGTACACTAAAAAATGTGATGGCGATCGCTGCTGGGGCTTGTGACGGTTTGCGGTTAGGAACCAATGCCAAAGCTGCACTTGTAACTCGCGGCCTCGCAGAAATCATCCGTATTGGAAATCATTGGGGAGCTAAAACAGATACATTCTATGGTTTATCAGGCTTAGGCGACCTCCTAGCAACTTGTAATAGTCCTTTGAGTCGGAATTACCAAGTTGGTTATGAATTAGCGATCGGAAAAAAGTTGCCAGAAATTTTGAGTAATCTGGAAGGAACTGCTGAAGGGGTAAATACGTCTCAGGTTTTAGTTGCATTAGCTAATCAGCAGGGAATTTCTATTCCTATTTCCGCTCAAGTCGATCGTTTACTTAAAGGAGAAGTCACTCCCTTAGCAGCTGTAGAATCTCTGATGTTGCGAGATGTTAAACCAGAAACATATCTACCTCAATAAATTTTCCTGATTATCACAACCGACGAAGTTTTAGGGATTTTTTAATAAATCTTTAATGAAATTCCGGTAAAGTGATCGGGAACTCATGCAACTAGTGATGTAGATTAACTTGTCCTCTGATAGAGGTCACCTAAGACCAAAGTGATATCGCTTTATACTAGCTAGCGATAGAAAAAGTTTATCACCCGTCTGGGAACTTCCCTGATTTAGAGCAGCATTGTTATCTATTCTATCCATTATGGGAAAGATAAAGTATGTGCAACTAAAGACGGTAATCGTCAAGCTATAAGAGTGCATCACTGGAAGTCTTATAGGGTAACTACCACGGATTTTATTTCCTCTGGAAAGATGCCCAAATTTATCACCTCTAACCGAATTCTAAAAGCCCCTTTGTCATCTGGAGCAGTTGAGGCAATCACTATGCCAGCAACCTTTCATACCACTGATGCCACCTACAATAGTCAATCAGAAGCCCCTAGCTTTCAATTAGATGAAATTGAAATGGAACCAACAGCTAGGGATCTAGTTGATCTAGAGATGGAGGAGGAAGAAACCGCAAACTTACCGAAAAGTCCTAATCGTCGGACTAACGACTTAGTTCGTTTGTATCTGCAAGATATTGGTCGAGTACGTCTGTTAGGACGAGATGAAGAAGTTTCGGAAGCCCAACAAGTCCAGCGCTATATGCGGTTGTTGGAATTACGAGATCAAGCTGCACAAGAAGAAAATGGGGTACTCGGGCAATATGTAGAATTGATTGAAATTCACGATCGCCTAGCTGCTAATTTAGGTCATCGTCCATCTTTTGAAAGATGGGCAAATGCTGCGGGAATCTCAGTGTCGGAACTGAAGCCGATTTTAGCTGCGGGAAAACGTCGTTGGGCAGAATTAGTAGATTTAAGTAATGAAGAGTTAGAACAAATTCAAACCGAAGGTATTCGGGCTAAAGATCACATGATTAAGGCAAACTTGCGCTTAGTCGTATCTGTAGCTAAAAAATACCAAAATCGCGGTTTGGAATTGTTGGATTTAATCCAAGAAGGTACTTTGGGTTTAGAACGCGCTGTTGAAAAGTTTGACCCCACTAAAGGTTATCGCTTCAGCACTTATGCTTATTGGTGGATTCGTCAAGGAATCACCCGTGCGATCGCAACTCAAAGCCGTACTATTCGTCTCCCAGTTCACATTACCGAAAAACTCAACAAAATTAAAAAAGCTCAACGCAAAATTTCTCAAGAAAAAGGTCGCACTGCTACCCTAGAGGATTTAGCCAAAGAACTGGAAATGACTCCTTTCCAAGTTCGGGAAGTGCTCTTCCGCGTACCGCGATCGGTTTCTTTTGAAACAAAAGTTGGGAAAGAAAAAGATACTGAACTAGGCGACTTGCTACCCACAGAAGAAATTTCGCCTGAAGAGATCTTAATGCGGGAAGCACTCTACCGTGACTTACAGCAGCTTTTAGCTGACTTAACTACCAGAGAAAGAGATGTAATTTTGATGCGCTTTGGCTTAGAAGATGGTCGTTCCTATTCTTTAGCCGAAATTGGTCGCGCCTTAGATCTTTCGCGGGAACGAGTGCGCCAAATTGAAGCGAAAGCTTTGCAAAAATTACGTCAACCAAAACGCCGTAATCGGGTGCGCGATTATCTAGAGTCTTTTGGTTAAGATTTTCAGTTTATTCATTGTGTTTGTCTCCCTTGACCGAGAGTAACATCTCGGTCATTTTTGTTTGGCAATAAAAACCAAAGTCAACAATTTTAATAATTAATAATTTTAATTTTTAGAAATTTGAACAAAAAATATCTTTTATTGTTGCGAGTCTTTTCTGGCAAGGCTTTCCACTATTTAATTTATTGATTTAATTATAGTTTTTCTCAATAAAGAAGGCTTTTCAAGATGCTTTTAGAAATACTTTCTCAATAAGCAAAAACACTTGCAAATAAGTATCGATATTGTGTATCCTTCCTGTTATAAGAAGGCTTTCTACAGCGTCAATATGACTACGTATACAGCAGGCTCGTTTAAAGCTGAACTGAATGAAAAGGGTTGGCGTTTAACTCCCCAGAGACAAACAATTTTGCAACTCTTTCAAGACCTTCCTGAAGGAAAGCATTTGAGTGCGGAAGACCTGTACGCTTTGCTCAAAGCTCAAGGAGAGAAAATTAGTTTATCTACGGTT
Proteins encoded:
- the lipA gene encoding lipoyl synthase; the encoded protein is MVVKPEWLRVKAPQWERVGSVKEILRDLSLNTVCEEASCPNIGECFHNGTATFLIMGPACTRACPYCDIDFEKKPKPLDSTEPERLAEAVRRLNLNHVVITSVNRDDLPDGGASQFVGCISEIRAISPGTTIEVLIPDLCGNWEALAQILQAAPEVLNHNTETVPRLYRRVRPQGEYERTLELLDRSRQLAPKVYTKSGIMVGLGETDEEVRQVMQDLRAVDCDILTIGQYLQPSQKHLQVAGFVTPEQFAAWQKFGESIGFLQVVSSPLTRSSYHAEQVRALMERYPR
- a CDS encoding NAD(P)H-dependent glycerol-3-phosphate dehydrogenase, giving the protein METKITVIGAGAWGTTLALLAKANGHQVCLWSRQSSANLADVLVDVDIVVSAVSMKGVRPVVEQIRSFAVSKQVIFVTATKGLDPSTTCTPSQIWQAAFPLNPVVVLAGPNLSKEIQAGLPAATVVGSSDLAAAKIVQTVFNSNRFRVYTNDDWLGVELGGTLKNVMAIAAGACDGLRLGTNAKAALVTRGLAEIIRIGNHWGAKTDTFYGLSGLGDLLATCNSPLSRNYQVGYELAIGKKLPEILSNLEGTAEGVNTSQVLVALANQQGISIPISAQVDRLLKGEVTPLAAVESLMLRDVKPETYLPQ
- the sigC gene encoding RNA polymerase sigma factor SigC codes for the protein MPATFHTTDATYNSQSEAPSFQLDEIEMEPTARDLVDLEMEEEETANLPKSPNRRTNDLVRLYLQDIGRVRLLGRDEEVSEAQQVQRYMRLLELRDQAAQEENGVLGQYVELIEIHDRLAANLGHRPSFERWANAAGISVSELKPILAAGKRRWAELVDLSNEELEQIQTEGIRAKDHMIKANLRLVVSVAKKYQNRGLELLDLIQEGTLGLERAVEKFDPTKGYRFSTYAYWWIRQGITRAIATQSRTIRLPVHITEKLNKIKKAQRKISQEKGRTATLEDLAKELEMTPFQVREVLFRVPRSVSFETKVGKEKDTELGDLLPTEEISPEEILMREALYRDLQQLLADLTTRERDVILMRFGLEDGRSYSLAEIGRALDLSRERVRQIEAKALQKLRQPKRRNRVRDYLESFG